In Vicinamibacterales bacterium, the DNA window GCTGGCCGGCGTGATCGCGCACGAGCTCGGCGTGCCGATCCGGCCGACCGCCGGACCGGTCATCGAGAAGCCCGGCGATCTGGCGGCGATGCTGTCGAACCTGCAGGCGAAGGAAGTCCTGTTCATCGACGAGATCCACCGGATGGCGCCGGCGATCGAAGAGATCCTGTATCCGGCGATGGAGGACTACGAGCTGGACATCATGATCGGGCAGGGGCCGAGCGCCCGATCGGTCAAGGTGCCGGTGCATCGCTTCACGCTGATTGGCGCGACGACGCGGACCGGGCTGCTGACCTCGCCGCTGCGCGCCCGGTTCGGCATCGTCCACCGCCTGGATTTCTACGGCGACGCCGACATCCTGGAGATCGTGGTGCGGTCGGCGCGGATCCTCGGCGTCGAGATCGAGGTCGACGCGGCCCGCGAGATCGCCCGCCGCGCGCGCGGCACGCCGCGGGTCGCCAACCGCCTGCTGCGCCGGGTGCGCGACTACGCGCAGGTCCGCGCCGACGGACGCGTCACGCTGGAGGTGGCGCGGCGCGCGCTGCAGATGCTCGAAGTCGACGAGCACGGCTTCGACGAAGTCGACCGGCGGCTGCTGCGCGCGATCGTCGACAAGTTCGGCGGCGGTCCCGTCGGCGTCGCCAGTCTGGCGGCGGCGCTCAGCGAAGAGCGGGACGCGCTGGAGGACATTCACGAGCCGTTCCTGATCCAGGCCGGCTTCCTGGAGCGCACGCCGCGCGGCCGCGTGGCGACGGCGCGCGCCTACGAGTACTTCGGCCTGACCGCCCCGCAGAGGGACAGACTTTGGTAAAGACGGACATCGGCCGGATCGCGCCGGCCCGACAGATGCGCCCGGTGAAGATCTCGGGCCTTGCCACCTACGTTCCGCCTCGCGTGCTGACCAACGCCGAT includes these proteins:
- the ruvB gene encoding Holliday junction branch migration DNA helicase RuvB gives rise to the protein MSDDRVLSTSPLDDDVRYEAGLRPRSLDEYIGQDRVREQLQVAIAAARQRDEALDHVLLYGPPGLGKTTLAGVIAHELGVPIRPTAGPVIEKPGDLAAMLSNLQAKEVLFIDEIHRMAPAIEEILYPAMEDYELDIMIGQGPSARSVKVPVHRFTLIGATTRTGLLTSPLRARFGIVHRLDFYGDADILEIVVRSARILGVEIEVDAAREIARRARGTPRVANRLLRRVRDYAQVRADGRVTLEVARRALQMLEVDEHGFDEVDRRLLRAIVDKFGGGPVGVASLAAALSEERDALEDIHEPFLIQAGFLERTPRGRVATARAYEYFGLTAPQRDRLW